One segment of Marinobacter sediminum DNA contains the following:
- the rpsJ gene encoding 30S ribosomal protein S10, with protein MQSQKIRIRLKAFDYRLIDQSTQEIVDTAKRTGAQVRGPIPLPTRKEKYTILVSPHVNKDARDQYEIRTHKRLLDIVEPTEKTVDALMKLDLAAGVDVQISLG; from the coding sequence ATGCAAAGCCAAAAGATTCGAATCCGGTTGAAGGCGTTTGATTATCGCCTTATCGACCAGTCCACGCAGGAGATCGTCGATACCGCGAAGCGGACCGGCGCTCAGGTGCGTGGACCAATCCCTCTGCCGACGCGGAAGGAAAAGTACACCATCCTGGTCTCTCCGCACGTCAACAAGGACGCGCGCGATCAGTATGAAATTCGTACGCATAAGCGTTTGCTCGATATTGTCGAGCCGACGGAAAAGACAGTAGATGCTTTGATGAAGTTGGACCTGGCAGCAGGTGTAGACGTTCAGATCAGCCTCGGCTAA
- the rplC gene encoding 50S ribosomal protein L3, with protein sequence MAIGVVGRKAGMTRIFTEDGQALPVTVIEVEPNRITQLKTLENDGYRAVQVTVGTRRSSRVTKSEAGHFAKAGVEAGRGMWEFRLAEGEGEDLAAGGEISASVFEDGQVVDAIGQSKGKGFQGGVKRWNFSMQDATHGNSLSHRAPGSIGQNQTPGKVFKGKKMAGQMGNAQVTVQNLKIVRVDAERNLLLVSGAVPGATGGDVVIKPAVKA encoded by the coding sequence ATGGCAATTGGTGTAGTCGGTCGGAAGGCCGGTATGACCCGTATTTTTACGGAAGACGGGCAGGCGCTGCCCGTAACGGTAATTGAGGTTGAGCCAAACCGCATTACCCAGCTAAAAACTCTTGAAAACGATGGTTATCGTGCCGTTCAGGTTACTGTTGGTACTCGTCGTTCTTCCCGTGTAACCAAGAGTGAAGCAGGCCACTTTGCCAAGGCGGGTGTTGAAGCCGGCCGTGGAATGTGGGAATTCCGTCTGGCTGAAGGCGAGGGTGAAGACCTGGCGGCCGGCGGCGAGATCAGTGCTTCCGTCTTTGAAGATGGTCAGGTGGTTGATGCCATCGGTCAGTCCAAAGGTAAGGGTTTTCAGGGCGGCGTGAAGCGTTGGAATTTCTCCATGCAGGACGCTACCCACGGTAACTCCCTCTCTCACCGTGCTCCGGGTTCCATTGGTCAGAACCAGACTCCGGGTAAGGTATTCAAGGGCAAGAAGATGGCGGGCCAGATGGGTAACGCACAGGTCACCGTGCAGAACCTGAAGATTGTCCGTGTCGACGCTGAGCGCAACCTGCTGCTGGTGAGTGGTGCCGTTCCAGGCGCTACTGGCGGCGATGTTGTCATCAAGCCTGCAGTTAAAGCCTGA
- the rplD gene encoding 50S ribosomal protein L4 — protein MELTITGSGKGISVSDVAFAKDFNESLVHQVVTAYMAAGRQGTKAQKTRSEVSGGGKKPWRQKGTGRARAGTIRSPIWRAGGVTFAAKPRGFEQKVNRKMYRAAMRSIFSELVRQERLVVVDEMNVDTPKTKAFTAKLKDLGVSNALILSESVEQNLHLASRNIPHVDVRDIAGLDPVSLVAYENVVVTVPALKKIEEMLG, from the coding sequence ATGGAATTGACTATTACAGGCAGCGGCAAGGGAATCTCTGTTTCCGACGTTGCATTTGCCAAAGATTTTAACGAGTCGCTGGTTCACCAGGTGGTTACTGCATACATGGCAGCAGGCCGTCAGGGTACCAAGGCTCAGAAAACGCGTTCCGAAGTCAGCGGTGGCGGTAAGAAGCCCTGGCGTCAGAAGGGCACCGGTCGTGCCCGTGCGGGTACCATTCGTAGCCCGATCTGGCGTGCCGGTGGTGTTACCTTTGCAGCCAAGCCTCGTGGCTTTGAGCAAAAGGTAAACCGCAAAATGTACCGCGCAGCGATGCGCTCCATTTTTTCCGAGCTGGTTCGCCAAGAGCGTCTGGTGGTTGTTGACGAGATGAACGTTGATACCCCGAAGACCAAGGCATTCACCGCCAAGCTGAAGGATCTCGGTGTGAGCAACGCTCTGATTCTGTCTGAGAGCGTTGAGCAGAATCTGCACCTGGCATCACGCAACATTCCGCACGTAGATGTGCGCGATATCGCGGGTCTGGATCCGGTTAGCCTGGTTGCCTATGAGAATGTCGTGGTGACGGTTCCCGCTCTGAAGAAGATCGAGGAGATGCTGGGATGA
- the rplW gene encoding 50S ribosomal protein L23 translates to MNQERIYKVLLGPHVSEKASLVAEHGQVVFRVAPDATKPEIKKAVEQLFNVTVEGVQVLNRKGKLKRTIRGFGKRNDIRKAYVKLAEGQDIDFLDVE, encoded by the coding sequence ATGAATCAGGAACGTATTTACAAGGTCCTGCTTGGGCCACACGTATCTGAAAAAGCATCTCTGGTGGCCGAGCATGGCCAGGTTGTTTTCCGGGTTGCCCCGGATGCTACCAAGCCGGAGATCAAAAAAGCCGTTGAGCAGCTGTTCAACGTCACCGTAGAAGGTGTTCAGGTTCTGAACCGTAAGGGTAAGCTCAAGCGCACTATCCGCGGGTTCGGCAAGCGTAATGACATTCGTAAGGCTTATGTAAAGCTGGCAGAAGGTCAGGACATCGATTTTCTGGATGTGGAATAA
- the rplB gene encoding 50S ribosomal protein L2, whose translation MPIVKTKPTSAGRRHVVKLYNQDLHRGRPHEPLVERLNKTGGRNNAGRITSRHVGGGHKQHYRVIDFKRTKDGIPAVIERLEYDPNRSAHIALLKYSDGERRYIVAPKGMQIGDPVRSGIDAPIKVGSTLPLRNIPVGSVIHCVELKPGKGAQLARSAGASVQLVAREGAYATIRLRSGEMRKVLVDCRATLGEVSNSEHSLKQLGKAGASRWRGKRPTVRGVAMNPVDHPHGGGEGRTSGGRHPVTPWGVPTKGHKTRKNKRTDKMIVRRRSAK comes from the coding sequence ATGCCGATCGTCAAAACCAAACCAACATCTGCCGGACGCCGTCACGTTGTAAAGCTTTACAACCAGGATCTGCACAGAGGGCGCCCTCACGAGCCGTTGGTAGAGAGACTGAATAAAACGGGAGGTCGTAACAATGCGGGTCGCATTACCTCTCGTCACGTTGGTGGTGGCCACAAGCAGCACTACCGCGTAATTGATTTCAAGCGGACCAAAGATGGTATCCCGGCAGTTATTGAACGCCTGGAATACGATCCGAACCGCTCTGCGCACATTGCACTGCTGAAGTACTCCGATGGTGAGCGTCGTTACATTGTCGCTCCCAAAGGAATGCAGATCGGTGATCCGGTGCGCTCCGGTATCGACGCACCGATTAAGGTGGGTAGCACACTGCCGCTCCGGAATATTCCGGTCGGTTCTGTGATCCACTGCGTCGAACTCAAGCCTGGCAAAGGTGCTCAGCTGGCTCGCTCCGCGGGCGCATCCGTACAGCTGGTAGCGCGTGAAGGTGCATATGCCACCATCCGCCTGCGCTCAGGTGAAATGCGAAAGGTGCTTGTAGATTGCCGTGCAACGTTGGGTGAAGTATCCAACAGCGAACACAGTCTCAAGCAGCTTGGTAAAGCGGGTGCATCACGTTGGCGCGGCAAACGGCCAACAGTACGTGGTGTTGCTATGAACCCAGTTGACCACCCACATGGTGGTGGTGAAGGGCGTACCTCTGGCGGGCGTCACCCGGTTACTCCGTGGGGTGTTCCGACCAAAGGGCATAAGACTCGTAAGAACAAGCGTACTGACAAGATGATAGTACGTCGTCGTTCGGCCAAGTAA
- the rpsS gene encoding 30S ribosomal protein S19: protein MPRSLKKGPFIDLHLLKKVEAALETNDKRPIKTWSRRSTVFPEMVGLTIAVHNGKQHVPVYVTEDMVGHKLGEFAATRTYRGHAADKKAKR from the coding sequence GTGCCACGTTCTTTGAAGAAAGGTCCTTTTATAGACCTGCATCTATTGAAGAAGGTCGAGGCAGCTCTGGAAACTAACGACAAGCGGCCGATCAAAACCTGGTCCCGCCGGTCGACAGTTTTTCCAGAGATGGTAGGCCTGACCATTGCAGTCCACAACGGCAAGCAGCACGTGCCGGTTTATGTCACCGAAGATATGGTTGGACATAAGCTGGGTGAGTTCGCGGCAACGCGTACTTATCGTGGTCATGCGGCCGACAAGAAAGCTAAACGCTGA
- the rplV gene encoding 50S ribosomal protein L22: protein MEVAAKYKGANLSAQKARLVADQVRGKAVEDALNILTFSPKKAAVVLKKALESAIANAEHNEGLDVDELRVSTVMVDEGPTLKRIKARAKGRADRIFKRTCHITVKVADK, encoded by the coding sequence ATGGAAGTAGCAGCCAAGTATAAGGGCGCTAACCTCTCAGCTCAGAAAGCACGTCTTGTCGCTGACCAAGTACGCGGCAAGGCTGTTGAGGACGCCCTGAACATTCTGACTTTCAGCCCGAAGAAGGCGGCGGTCGTGCTCAAGAAAGCTCTTGAGTCTGCCATCGCTAACGCTGAGCATAACGAAGGTCTGGACGTTGACGAACTGCGGGTTTCCACCGTCATGGTGGATGAAGGTCCGACGCTCAAGCGAATCAAAGCTCGAGCCAAGGGGCGCGCTGATCGGATTTTCAAGCGCACCTGTCATATCACCGTCAAGGTCGCCGACAAGTAG
- the rpsC gene encoding 30S ribosomal protein S3, whose translation MGHKVNPTGMRLGVIKEHNSVWYADKKEYSQNLLNDIRVREFLDKRLVKASVSKIVIERPAQNARITIHTARPGIVIGKKGEDVDRLRREVSDMMGVPVHINIEEVRKPDLDARLVAQNVAGQLERRVMFRRAMKRAVQNAMRQGAKGIKIQVGGRLGGAEIARSEWYREGRVPLHTLRADIDYATYEAHTTYGVIGVKVWIFKGEILGGMEQVRADKKASGKKGSK comes from the coding sequence ATGGGTCATAAAGTAAATCCAACCGGCATGCGCCTGGGTGTGATCAAAGAGCACAACTCAGTCTGGTATGCCGACAAAAAGGAATATTCACAAAACCTGTTGAATGACATTCGGGTTCGTGAATTCCTCGACAAGCGTCTGGTTAAGGCGTCTGTCAGCAAGATTGTGATCGAGCGCCCTGCTCAGAACGCCCGTATCACGATCCATACTGCCCGTCCCGGTATTGTTATCGGTAAGAAGGGCGAAGATGTTGATCGTCTGCGTCGCGAAGTCAGCGACATGATGGGTGTGCCTGTGCACATCAACATCGAAGAAGTCCGCAAGCCGGATCTGGATGCCCGCCTGGTAGCGCAAAACGTTGCCGGTCAGCTGGAGCGTCGTGTGATGTTCCGTCGCGCTATGAAGCGTGCGGTTCAGAACGCCATGCGCCAGGGTGCCAAGGGTATCAAGATTCAGGTAGGTGGTCGTCTCGGGGGTGCTGAAATCGCGCGGTCCGAGTGGTATCGCGAAGGTCGTGTACCTCTGCACACTCTGCGTGCAGATATTGATTACGCGACCTACGAAGCGCATACCACTTACGGCGTAATCGGCGTCAAGGTATGGATCTTCAAAGGTGAGATTCTTGGTGGTATGGAGCAGGTCCGTGCTGACAAGAAAGCCTCTGGGAAGAAAGGTTCTAAGTAA
- the rplP gene encoding 50S ribosomal protein L16 translates to MLQPKRTKFRKVMKGRNTGLAHRANKVSFGEYGLKATSRGRITARQIEAARRTMTRRIKRGGKIWIRVFPDKPITGKPLEVRMGKGKGSVEYWVAEIQPGRMLYEMEGVSEDIARDAFTLAAAKLPVQTTFVTRTVM, encoded by the coding sequence ATGCTGCAACCAAAACGCACCAAATTCCGCAAGGTAATGAAAGGCCGTAACACCGGTCTTGCTCACCGCGCCAATAAGGTGAGCTTCGGTGAATACGGATTGAAGGCGACCAGCCGTGGGCGTATAACTGCGCGCCAGATAGAGGCAGCGCGTCGTACCATGACTCGCCGCATCAAGCGGGGCGGTAAGATCTGGATCCGGGTATTCCCGGACAAGCCGATCACCGGCAAACCGCTTGAAGTACGAATGGGTAAAGGTAAGGGTTCTGTCGAGTATTGGGTGGCTGAGATCCAGCCAGGCCGTATGCTCTACGAGATGGAAGGTGTTTCCGAGGATATCGCTCGTGATGCCTTCACACTCGCAGCGGCCAAACTGCCGGTACAGACCACCTTTGTAACGAGGACGGTGATGTGA
- the rpmC gene encoding 50S ribosomal protein L29, with product MKATELREKSVEELNKELIDLLKEQFNLRMRKATGQLNQSHLLGKVKREIARVKTVLNEKAGQ from the coding sequence ATGAAAGCAACAGAGCTGCGTGAAAAGTCAGTCGAGGAGCTGAACAAAGAGCTGATCGACCTCCTGAAGGAGCAGTTCAACCTGCGCATGCGCAAGGCGACAGGTCAGCTGAATCAGTCTCACCTTCTCGGCAAGGTGAAGCGCGAGATTGCTCGCGTGAAAACAGTATTGAATGAAAAGGCAGGACAGTGA
- the rpsQ gene encoding 30S ribosomal protein S17: MTEATQTARTLSGKVVSNKMEKSIVVLVERQVKHPLYGKYMKRSTKIHAHDESNQCNVGDTVTIQETRPVSKTKSWALVEVTERASKV, translated from the coding sequence ATGACTGAAGCTACCCAAACTGCCAGAACTCTGAGCGGCAAGGTCGTGAGCAACAAGATGGAGAAGTCCATCGTCGTTCTGGTCGAGCGTCAGGTGAAACACCCTCTGTACGGTAAGTACATGAAGCGTTCAACCAAGATCCACGCTCACGATGAGAGCAATCAGTGCAACGTTGGTGACACTGTGACCATTCAGGAAACCCGTCCGGTCTCCAAGACCAAGAGCTGGGCCCTGGTGGAAGTCACTGAACGTGCATCCAAGGTGTAA
- the rplN gene encoding 50S ribosomal protein L14 codes for MIQTQTMLEVADNSGARQVMCIKVLGGSHRRYASVGDIIKVTVKEAIPRGKVKKGQVLNAVVVRTRKGVRRPDGSLIRFDGNAAVLLNAQDAPIGTRIFGPVTRELRNEKFMKIISLAPEVL; via the coding sequence ATGATTCAGACTCAAACAATGCTTGAAGTCGCGGATAACAGCGGTGCGCGTCAGGTGATGTGCATCAAGGTCCTGGGCGGTTCACATCGGCGTTATGCCAGCGTAGGGGATATCATCAAGGTGACCGTCAAGGAAGCCATCCCCCGCGGTAAAGTGAAGAAAGGCCAGGTCCTGAACGCCGTCGTTGTGCGCACTCGTAAGGGTGTTCGTCGTCCCGACGGTTCGCTGATCCGTTTCGACGGAAACGCGGCAGTACTTCTGAACGCTCAGGACGCTCCTATTGGTACCCGTATCTTCGGACCGGTTACCCGTGAACTGCGTAATGAGAAGTTCATGAAAATTATCTCACTGGCACCCGAAGTACTTTAA
- the rplX gene encoding 50S ribosomal protein L24 → MKKIKRDDEVIVTTGKDKGKRGKVLKVQDDGRMVVSGINMIKKHTKPNPMLGTPGGIVEKEAPIQASNVAIFNPQTGKADRVGFQTKEDGAKMRIFKSTKEAVDNQ, encoded by the coding sequence ATGAAAAAGATCAAACGAGATGACGAAGTAATCGTCACCACGGGGAAAGACAAAGGCAAACGTGGTAAAGTCCTGAAGGTTCAGGACGATGGCCGTATGGTTGTTTCTGGTATCAATATGATCAAGAAGCACACCAAGCCGAACCCGATGCTGGGCACCCCAGGTGGCATCGTCGAAAAAGAAGCACCTATCCAGGCTTCCAACGTGGCTATTTTTAATCCGCAGACCGGCAAAGCCGATCGTGTAGGCTTCCAGACCAAGGAAGACGGCGCGAAGATGCGGATCTTCAAGTCCACGAAAGAAGCTGTCGATAACCAGTAA
- the rplE gene encoding 50S ribosomal protein L5: protein MLNMKEQYSKEVVPALQKEFSYKNVMQVPRIEKITLNMGVGEAVGDKKLIENAVADLERLTGQKVVVTKARKSVAGFKIREGWPIGCKVTLRGERMWDFFDRLVHIAVPRIRDFRGLNPKSFDGRGNYSMGVREQIIFPEIEYDKVDKIRGLDITITTTAGTDDEGRELLKAFGFPFKR from the coding sequence ATGCTTAACATGAAAGAGCAGTACAGTAAGGAAGTGGTACCCGCCCTGCAGAAAGAGTTCAGCTACAAGAACGTTATGCAGGTGCCGCGTATCGAAAAGATCACCCTTAACATGGGTGTCGGCGAAGCGGTTGGTGACAAGAAACTGATTGAAAACGCTGTGGCGGATCTAGAGCGCCTGACGGGTCAAAAAGTTGTTGTTACCAAGGCACGTAAATCTGTAGCGGGTTTTAAAATCCGTGAAGGTTGGCCTATCGGTTGTAAAGTTACCCTGCGCGGCGAGCGTATGTGGGATTTCTTTGATCGCCTGGTTCACATTGCGGTTCCCCGCATTCGTGACTTCCGTGGTCTGAATCCCAAGTCGTTCGACGGCCGTGGTAACTACAGCATGGGTGTGCGTGAGCAGATCATTTTCCCTGAGATCGAGTACGACAAAGTCGACAAGATCCGTGGTCTGGACATCACCATTACCACCACTGCCGGTACCGACGATGAAGGTCGTGAACTGCTGAAAGCCTTTGGCTTTCCGTTCAAGAGATAA
- the rpsN gene encoding 30S ribosomal protein S14 translates to MAKVSMKNREFKREKTVAKFAAKRAELKAIIKNPNTSDDDRWDAQMKLQQLPRDASPSRLRNRCQVTGRPHGVLRKFELSRIKLREYGMRGDVPGLTKASW, encoded by the coding sequence ATGGCTAAGGTTTCCATGAAAAACCGTGAGTTCAAGCGCGAGAAGACCGTTGCGAAATTCGCAGCGAAGCGTGCCGAGCTCAAGGCGATTATCAAGAACCCGAATACCAGCGATGATGACCGTTGGGACGCACAGATGAAGCTTCAACAGCTTCCTCGCGATGCATCTCCTTCGCGTCTTCGTAATCGTTGCCAGGTAACTGGTCGCCCCCACGGCGTTCTGCGCAAGTTCGAGCTGTCACGGATTAAGCTTCGTGAATACGGCATGCGCGGTGACGTTCCGGGACTGACCAAAGCTAGCTGGTAA
- the rpsH gene encoding 30S ribosomal protein S8, with protein MSMQDTLADMFTRIRNAQMASKADVTMPSSKMKISVAQVLKDEGYVQDFSVSADAKPELTIDLKYFGGKPVIEEIKRASRPSLRQYRGAGELPKVSGGLGVAIVSTSKGVMTDRAARAAGVGGEVICTVF; from the coding sequence ATGAGTATGCAAGACACGCTTGCGGATATGTTTACCCGTATCCGTAATGCACAGATGGCATCAAAGGCAGACGTCACGATGCCATCTTCGAAGATGAAGATCTCCGTAGCCCAGGTCCTTAAGGACGAAGGTTACGTTCAGGATTTTTCCGTTTCAGCTGACGCGAAACCCGAGCTGACCATTGATCTGAAATATTTCGGTGGCAAACCGGTTATTGAAGAGATCAAGCGGGCCAGCCGTCCGAGTCTGCGCCAGTACAGAGGCGCTGGGGAACTGCCGAAAGTATCCGGTGGTCTGGGAGTCGCGATTGTCTCAACGTCCAAGGGCGTTATGACAGACCGCGCTGCACGTGCTGCTGGCGTGGGTGGCGAAGTCATCTGCACCGTATTCTAG
- the rplF gene encoding 50S ribosomal protein L6, whose translation MSRVANNPVVLPSGVEVKLNGQEISVKGSKGALQFTIHQAVEVKQEENILRFEARDGAKQSRALAGTTRALVNNMVTGVSTGFERKLQLTGVGYRAQAQGKKLNLTLGFSHPVEYELPEGITAETPSNTEVVIRGIDKQQVGQVAADVRAFRPPEPYKGKGVRYADEQVRRKEAKKK comes from the coding sequence ATGTCCAGGGTTGCCAATAATCCTGTCGTGCTGCCTTCCGGTGTTGAGGTTAAGCTAAACGGACAGGAAATTAGTGTGAAGGGCTCCAAGGGAGCGCTTCAATTCACCATTCACCAAGCGGTTGAAGTAAAGCAGGAAGAAAACATTCTGCGCTTCGAGGCCCGCGATGGTGCTAAACAGTCCCGCGCTCTTGCTGGTACTACTCGTGCATTGGTCAACAATATGGTGACCGGTGTATCCACAGGCTTCGAGCGTAAGCTCCAGCTGACGGGCGTAGGTTACCGTGCCCAGGCGCAAGGTAAGAAGCTCAACCTGACACTGGGTTTTTCTCACCCGGTCGAGTATGAGCTGCCCGAGGGGATTACCGCCGAAACTCCGTCCAATACGGAAGTTGTGATTCGCGGTATCGATAAGCAACAGGTTGGCCAGGTCGCTGCGGATGTCCGTGCGTTCCGTCCGCCCGAGCCTTATAAGGGTAAGGGTGTTCGTTATGCGGATGAGCAGGTCAGACGCAAAGAAGCCAAGAAGAAATAA
- the rplR gene encoding 50S ribosomal protein L18, whose amino-acid sequence MSTNSERLRRARKVRMKIRELGTNRLCVHRTPRHMYAQVTTADGSKVLASASTLDKDLRQGATGNVDAAKKVGQLIAERAKAAGVEQVAFDRSGYRYHGRIQALADAAREAGLQF is encoded by the coding sequence ATGAGCACAAATAGCGAAAGATTGCGTCGCGCACGCAAGGTGCGCATGAAGATCCGTGAGTTGGGTACCAATCGCCTGTGCGTTCATCGCACACCGCGTCACATGTATGCCCAGGTTACGACAGCAGATGGCAGTAAAGTGCTGGCTTCTGCCTCCACGTTGGATAAGGATCTGCGCCAGGGTGCAACCGGTAACGTGGACGCTGCGAAAAAGGTCGGTCAGCTGATTGCTGAGCGTGCCAAGGCAGCAGGTGTTGAGCAGGTTGCTTTTGACCGCTCCGGTTACCGTTACCATGGCCGTATTCAGGCTTTGGCCGATGCAGCCCGTGAAGCTGGCTTGCAATTCTAA
- the rpsE gene encoding 30S ribosomal protein S5, giving the protein MSVNEQKAPELQEKLVQVNRVAKVVKGGRIFAFTALTVVGDGKGRVGFGRGKAREVPVAIQKAMEAARKNMVEVPLDGTTLQYPVKAQHGGSKVYMQPASEGTGIIAGGAMRAVLEVAGVQNVLSKCYGSTNPVNVVRSTIKGLQATQAPEDIAAKRGKTVEEILG; this is encoded by the coding sequence ATGAGCGTTAACGAACAGAAGGCGCCTGAGCTCCAGGAGAAGCTGGTTCAGGTCAATCGTGTCGCCAAGGTTGTAAAAGGTGGCCGTATTTTCGCCTTCACCGCACTGACAGTAGTGGGTGATGGTAAAGGTCGCGTTGGTTTTGGTCGTGGCAAGGCGCGTGAAGTGCCGGTCGCTATCCAGAAGGCCATGGAAGCCGCACGCAAAAACATGGTAGAAGTTCCGCTCGACGGTACTACCCTGCAATACCCGGTCAAGGCGCAGCATGGGGGCTCCAAGGTCTACATGCAGCCGGCGTCCGAAGGTACTGGTATCATCGCCGGTGGCGCGATGCGTGCAGTACTGGAAGTGGCGGGTGTCCAGAACGTACTGTCCAAGTGTTACGGGTCTACCAACCCGGTGAACGTTGTACGTTCCACCATCAAGGGTCTCCAGGCTACTCAAGCGCCTGAAGATATTGCAGCCAAGCGCGGTAAGACCGTGGAAGAGATTCTGGGTTGA
- the rpmD gene encoding 50S ribosomal protein L30 produces MANANTIKVTLTRSPIGCQPKHKMCVKGLGLRKIGHTVEVEDTPSIRGMISRVYYLVRVEEN; encoded by the coding sequence ATGGCGAACGCAAATACGATCAAAGTAACTCTGACCCGCAGCCCTATCGGCTGCCAGCCCAAGCACAAGATGTGTGTTAAGGGCCTGGGTCTTCGTAAAATCGGTCACACCGTGGAAGTGGAAGATACGCCTTCCATTCGCGGCATGATCAGCCGGGTATATTACCTGGTTCGGGTTGAGGAGAACTAA
- the rplO gene encoding 50S ribosomal protein L15, protein MRLNELSPEPGSRQAPKRVGRGIGSGLGKTGGRGHKGLKARSGGSVAPGFEGGQQPLARRLPKFGFTSRQQRYVAEIRLNELAKVEGDVVDLEALKKADVVREEIREAKVIMSGELSRAVTVKGLRVTKGAREAIAAAGGKVED, encoded by the coding sequence ATGCGTCTGAACGAACTTAGTCCGGAGCCCGGTTCACGCCAGGCCCCCAAGCGGGTCGGTCGTGGTATCGGTAGTGGTCTCGGTAAAACCGGCGGCCGCGGTCACAAGGGTCTGAAAGCCCGTTCTGGCGGCAGCGTTGCTCCCGGTTTTGAAGGTGGTCAGCAGCCGTTGGCCCGTCGTCTGCCGAAGTTCGGCTTCACCTCTCGTCAGCAGCGGTATGTTGCTGAGATTCGCCTGAACGAACTGGCGAAGGTAGAGGGTGATGTGGTTGATCTGGAAGCCCTGAAAAAGGCAGATGTCGTTCGCGAAGAAATTCGTGAAGCCAAGGTTATCATGTCCGGCGAACTGAGCCGTGCGGTGACCGTAAAGGGACTTCGGGTAACCAAAGGCGCACGCGAGGCAATTGCCGCCGCGGGTGGTAAAGTCGAAGACTAA